A window of Thermococcus aggregans contains these coding sequences:
- the proS gene encoding proline--tRNA ligase, translating to MSNSNNRPKVKREKWSNEFSEWYNEMIELAGIQDKRYPVKGMNVWLPYGLKIMRNIENFIHEEMRRTGHDEVLFPALIPETEFEKEAEHIAGFHGEVLWVTHAGERPLDVRLILRPTSETAMYPMFNLWIRSHANLPFKVYQIVNVYRYETKHTRPLIRVREISRFFEAHTAHESFEDAERQIKEDLEIFDNLAKKLALPYIISKRPDWDKFPGAFYSLGAEVIMPDGRTLQIGTMHNYKQNFAKAYEITFEKEDGTHDYVHQTTFGMSERLLAAVMAIHGDDNGLVLPPTIAPIQVVIVPIPKKDSPYDVSAYAKELAEELKTAGIRVHVDDREDIRPGRKFYDWEIKGVPLRIEVGPRDVEENKAVLARRDTFEKFSVEREKIVEEVRKTLDTIMENLYARAKEFMESHIKRVDTIEEAKQLFEDRRGVVELPWCGEESCGVEMEEILDASMLGIPYPEEMAKVEGKKCAHCGKEAKYIARFARTY from the coding sequence ATGAGTAACAGTAACAATAGACCAAAAGTGAAGAGAGAAAAGTGGTCGAACGAGTTCAGCGAATGGTACAATGAAATGATAGAACTCGCTGGAATACAGGATAAGAGATATCCAGTAAAGGGAATGAACGTCTGGTTGCCCTACGGTCTTAAAATCATGAGGAATATCGAGAATTTCATACATGAAGAGATGAGAAGAACTGGGCATGATGAAGTGCTCTTCCCCGCTCTAATCCCCGAGACGGAGTTTGAGAAAGAGGCTGAACATATAGCGGGATTCCATGGAGAGGTTTTGTGGGTTACTCATGCTGGTGAGAGGCCTCTGGATGTAAGACTTATTTTGAGACCAACTAGCGAGACTGCAATGTATCCCATGTTTAACCTCTGGATAAGATCTCATGCAAACCTTCCCTTCAAGGTTTATCAGATAGTTAACGTTTACAGATACGAGACAAAGCACACAAGACCTTTAATTAGAGTAAGGGAGATAAGCAGGTTCTTTGAGGCCCACACAGCCCATGAAAGCTTTGAAGACGCTGAGAGGCAAATAAAAGAAGACCTCGAAATATTCGACAACCTTGCCAAAAAACTCGCCTTGCCCTACATAATCTCAAAAAGGCCTGACTGGGACAAATTCCCGGGAGCATTCTATTCCCTTGGTGCAGAGGTAATAATGCCCGACGGAAGGACTTTGCAGATTGGAACGATGCACAACTACAAGCAGAACTTTGCAAAGGCTTACGAGATAACCTTTGAAAAGGAAGATGGGACTCACGATTATGTCCACCAGACTACCTTTGGAATGAGCGAGAGGCTACTGGCGGCAGTTATGGCCATACACGGAGACGACAACGGTCTTGTACTGCCCCCAACGATAGCACCAATTCAGGTAGTGATAGTCCCCATCCCGAAGAAAGACTCTCCCTACGATGTCAGTGCTTATGCCAAGGAGCTTGCTGAGGAGCTCAAGACGGCAGGCATTAGAGTTCACGTAGATGACAGAGAGGACATAAGACCCGGAAGAAAGTTCTACGACTGGGAGATTAAGGGTGTCCCACTGAGAATTGAAGTAGGGCCAAGGGATGTTGAAGAAAACAAGGCAGTGCTGGCAAGAAGGGACACCTTCGAAAAGTTCAGCGTCGAAAGGGAGAAAATCGTTGAGGAGGTCAGAAAGACCCTTGACACAATAATGGAGAACCTCTACGCTAGGGCAAAGGAATTCATGGAGAGCCACATAAAGAGAGTAGACACAATAGAAGAAGCGAAGCAGCTCTTTGAAGACAGAAGAGGCGTAGTCGAGCTTCCATGGTGTGGCGAAGAGAGCTGTGGTGTTGAAATGGAGGAAATCCTTGATGCCAGCATGCTCGGAATACCGTACCCAGAAGAGATGGCAAAGGTTGAAGGAAAGAAGTGCGCCCACTGTGGAAAAGAAGCAAAATATATAGCAAGGTTTGCAAGGACTTACTAG
- a CDS encoding 2-hydroxyacid dehydrogenase — MKPKVLVLFNMKSEPLKLLKQYCDVDVLVYPEREKISNVIEKYDGLIVSPLNRVDREIIEKGKNLKVISTQSAGYDHIDVEAATEKGIYVTKVSGILSEAVAEFAVGLTIALLRKIAYSDKFIRRGLWDSHRTVWGWYKRVETVYGKKVGILGMGSIGKAIARRMKALGTEIYYWSRSRKEDIEKEVNAKWLPLEEVLKQSDIVILSLPATPETYHIINEDRLKLLEGKYLVNIGRGSLVDEKALIKALKEGKLKGFATDVYEKEPLQESELFEMEWETVLTPHHAGLAKEAMEDMGFQAVNNLLSIFKGKVPENLVNKEVLKIRPIEEVKRL, encoded by the coding sequence ATGAAGCCAAAAGTTTTAGTCCTTTTTAACATGAAAAGCGAACCTCTAAAACTCTTAAAGCAGTACTGCGATGTTGATGTCCTAGTTTATCCGGAGAGAGAAAAAATATCGAACGTAATTGAGAAATACGATGGGCTGATAGTTTCTCCTTTAAACAGAGTGGACAGGGAAATAATTGAAAAAGGGAAGAACCTTAAAGTTATAAGCACCCAGTCCGCTGGCTATGATCATATAGACGTCGAAGCGGCAACCGAAAAGGGAATATACGTAACAAAGGTTAGCGGAATTTTAAGTGAAGCCGTTGCAGAGTTTGCAGTTGGATTAACAATTGCCCTCTTGAGAAAAATAGCCTACTCGGATAAGTTCATAAGAAGAGGCCTTTGGGACTCACACAGGACAGTGTGGGGATGGTATAAGAGAGTGGAAACGGTGTACGGCAAAAAGGTTGGAATCTTGGGTATGGGTTCAATAGGCAAGGCTATAGCAAGAAGAATGAAAGCCCTCGGAACGGAAATTTACTACTGGAGCAGAAGCAGAAAAGAGGACATAGAAAAGGAAGTAAATGCAAAATGGCTCCCGCTCGAAGAAGTATTGAAGCAGAGCGACATAGTTATCCTCTCTTTACCCGCAACACCTGAAACCTACCATATAATAAATGAGGATAGGCTTAAGCTCTTGGAAGGGAAATATTTGGTAAACATAGGCAGAGGAAGCTTAGTTGACGAAAAAGCACTCATCAAAGCTTTAAAGGAAGGAAAGCTCAAGGGATTCGCCACAGACGTTTACGAAAAAGAGCCGCTTCAGGAGAGCGAGCTCTTTGAAATGGAGTGGGAGACCGTGCTTACACCCCACCACGCTGGATTGGCAAAGGAGGCTATGGAAGACATGGGCTTTCAAGCGGTGAACAACTTGCTATCAATATTCAAGGGAAAAGTTCCAGAGAACCTTGTGAACAAGGAGGTTCTTAAAATAAGACCCATTGAGGAAGTGAAGAGGCTTTAA
- a CDS encoding D-2-hydroxyacid dehydrogenase, producing the protein MKVLVAAPLHEKAIEILKNAGLEVVYEEYPDQERLKELVKDVSAIIVRSKPKVTKEIIDVAPNLKVIARAGVGLDNIDVEYAKSKGIEIVNAPAASSRSVAELAIALMFNVARKVAFADRKMREGVWAKKQCMGFELEGKTLGVVGFGRIGYIVAKIANAIGMNVLIYDVNKNEERAKEVGGKLVELDELLKNSDIVTLHVPLTKETYHMIGERELKLMKPNAILINTSRGAVVDTNALVNALQEGWIAGAGLDVFEEEPLPKDHPLTKLDNVVLTPHIGASTVEAQERAGMEVAEKVVKVLKGE; encoded by the coding sequence ATGAAAGTGTTGGTTGCCGCACCTCTGCATGAAAAGGCGATTGAGATTTTGAAGAACGCTGGATTAGAAGTAGTCTACGAGGAATATCCAGACCAAGAAAGACTTAAGGAACTTGTTAAAGATGTTAGCGCCATAATAGTCAGGAGCAAGCCCAAAGTAACAAAAGAAATTATAGATGTCGCACCAAACCTTAAGGTTATAGCAAGAGCTGGTGTTGGTTTGGACAACATAGACGTTGAATACGCAAAGAGCAAAGGAATAGAAATCGTTAACGCTCCTGCCGCATCAAGCAGAAGCGTTGCTGAGTTGGCCATCGCATTGATGTTTAACGTTGCCAGAAAGGTTGCTTTTGCTGACAGGAAGATGAGAGAGGGGGTATGGGCTAAGAAACAGTGCATGGGCTTCGAATTGGAAGGAAAAACTCTCGGTGTTGTTGGGTTTGGAAGGATAGGCTACATCGTAGCGAAGATAGCAAATGCCATTGGAATGAACGTCCTCATTTACGATGTTAACAAAAACGAGGAGAGGGCAAAGGAAGTTGGTGGAAAGTTAGTGGAGCTTGACGAGCTTTTAAAGAACAGCGATATCGTTACTCTACACGTTCCCCTCACTAAAGAGACATACCACATGATAGGAGAAAGAGAGCTCAAGCTTATGAAGCCCAATGCAATTCTCATTAACACCTCAAGAGGAGCCGTTGTTGATACAAACGCTTTAGTAAACGCGCTTCAAGAAGGCTGGATTGCTGGGGCCGGATTGGATGTCTTTGAAGAAGAGCCTCTTCCAAAAGACCACCCATTGACAAAACTCGACAACGTGGTTTTAACTCCTCACATTGGAGCATCGACGGTTGAAGCCCAAGAAAGGGCTGGTATGGAAGTTGCCGAGAAAGTCGTTAAGGTTCTGAAGGGCGAGTGA
- a CDS encoding TIGR00153 family protein, whose translation MPIFGGKENNVFVTIDKHLEAVELTIIKLRELVEAYVNGEIERAEMLMGEVEELERKADSLRREIETMLYQGAFLPVNRGDYARLSELIDGVADAAESAAHSLILAKPKVPADLKQEILELLDYSLKTYQLLEEAVKALNKNVDEAIEYAKKTEVAEEDADKIEYSLLRKVFESEKITTFAKIVWDKVITKIGDIADRAEDASDQVLLMALKRRG comes from the coding sequence ATGCCCATATTCGGAGGAAAGGAAAACAATGTTTTTGTAACAATTGACAAGCATCTTGAAGCCGTGGAATTAACAATAATAAAGCTCAGAGAACTTGTGGAAGCTTACGTAAATGGAGAAATTGAGAGAGCAGAGATGTTAATGGGTGAAGTTGAAGAACTTGAGAGAAAGGCGGACAGCTTAAGGAGAGAAATAGAGACAATGCTTTATCAGGGAGCGTTTTTACCGGTTAACAGAGGTGATTACGCTCGTTTGTCTGAGCTCATTGATGGCGTCGCAGATGCCGCGGAAAGCGCTGCCCATTCTCTAATTTTGGCAAAACCAAAAGTGCCCGCAGACCTAAAGCAAGAGATCTTGGAGCTGCTTGATTACTCTTTAAAAACTTATCAGCTACTTGAGGAGGCTGTTAAAGCGCTCAATAAGAATGTTGATGAGGCAATTGAGTATGCAAAAAAGACCGAGGTGGCCGAGGAAGATGCCGATAAAATTGAGTATTCTCTCTTGAGAAAAGTTTTTGAAAGTGAAAAAATAACAACATTTGCAAAAATCGTATGGGATAAAGTCATAACAAAGATCGGGGATATAGCCGATAGGGCTGAAGACGCCTCCGATCAGGTCCTGCTTATGGCATTAAAAAGGAGGGGTTGA
- a CDS encoding 2-dehydropantoate 2-reductase produces MKIYILGAGSIGSLFGALLSKIGEDVTLIGREKHVNAINNNGLRVVGVEEFTVYPKAVTEVPPEPPDLIILATKSYSTAYALECAKESIGEDTWILSIQNGLGNEDEALKYTKNVLGGITTNGAALERWGVVRWAGKGITIIGNYPLGKGEFAERVAVLFKKAGLEAKVSENIVGWKWAKAIVNSAINPIGAIMEAKNGYILENEHLLALAMEVVKEGCQIATQRGIEFEVHPMNLLLETLERTRDNYNSMLQDIKRGKRTEIDFINGKIIEYGKDMGLKTPLNFALWSLVKAKESQTK; encoded by the coding sequence ATGAAAATTTACATTCTTGGTGCGGGTTCCATAGGTTCTCTCTTTGGAGCGCTTTTATCCAAAATAGGGGAAGACGTAACGCTAATAGGCCGTGAAAAACACGTAAATGCAATAAACAATAATGGGCTTAGAGTTGTTGGCGTTGAAGAGTTCACTGTTTACCCCAAGGCTGTTACTGAAGTCCCTCCCGAGCCGCCGGACTTGATAATTTTGGCGACAAAATCCTATTCCACAGCCTACGCTTTGGAGTGTGCAAAGGAAAGCATAGGAGAGGACACTTGGATATTGAGCATTCAAAACGGGCTTGGAAACGAGGACGAGGCGTTAAAATACACCAAAAATGTCCTTGGCGGGATAACTACCAATGGAGCCGCCCTTGAAAGGTGGGGAGTTGTTAGATGGGCTGGGAAGGGAATAACGATAATCGGGAACTACCCACTGGGGAAAGGAGAATTTGCCGAAAGGGTTGCTGTCCTCTTTAAGAAAGCTGGATTGGAGGCAAAAGTCAGCGAGAATATAGTCGGATGGAAGTGGGCGAAAGCCATAGTTAACTCGGCGATAAATCCAATTGGTGCCATTATGGAAGCCAAAAACGGATATATACTGGAAAATGAACATCTCCTAGCTTTGGCCATGGAAGTCGTGAAGGAAGGGTGCCAGATTGCGACTCAAAGAGGCATCGAGTTTGAAGTGCACCCTATGAATCTTCTCCTCGAAACCCTTGAGAGGACAAGGGACAACTATAACTCCATGCTTCAAGACATAAAAAGAGGCAAAAGGACGGAAATTGACTTCATAAATGGCAAAATCATTGAATACGGTAAGGACATGGGATTAAAAACGCCTCTTAACTTTGCACTCTGGAGCTTGGTGAAAGCTAAGGAATCACAAACTAAATAA
- a CDS encoding RNA methyltransferase — MELAVILVEVEYPINLGSIARVMKNFGVKELILVNPKVSPDDKTARKFAVHAVDILENAKIVKTLDEALEMVDLAVGTSGVAGEDYIPERTPITPEEFAKRIFLYEGKIGIVFGRESRGLDNEELKKLDFTVTIPTSDEYPVMNLSHAVAVILYEIYKQRIRSEETEVKEKLRKSTREEKARLVELWEKLLNTLDYPKDLERRKLSVLMFQRFLGRGFIYAKEVHSMYGPLRKAIEMLERCKNDSY, encoded by the coding sequence ATGGAGCTTGCGGTAATACTCGTAGAGGTAGAATACCCAATAAACCTGGGTTCAATTGCAAGGGTAATGAAGAACTTTGGCGTGAAGGAGCTTATTCTGGTTAATCCCAAGGTTAGTCCTGATGATAAAACTGCCAGAAAATTTGCCGTCCATGCTGTGGACATATTAGAAAACGCAAAAATTGTTAAAACTCTCGATGAAGCCCTCGAAATGGTGGACTTAGCCGTAGGGACGAGCGGGGTAGCCGGGGAAGACTATATTCCAGAGAGAACGCCTATAACCCCAGAGGAGTTTGCAAAAAGGATATTTCTTTATGAAGGAAAAATCGGAATAGTATTCGGGAGAGAAAGTAGAGGGCTGGACAATGAAGAGCTTAAGAAGCTTGACTTCACAGTTACGATTCCCACTAGCGATGAATACCCGGTAATGAACTTGAGCCACGCAGTTGCAGTGATATTGTACGAGATTTACAAGCAAAGGATAAGGAGCGAAGAAACTGAAGTCAAAGAAAAGCTCAGAAAGTCAACGAGAGAAGAGAAAGCCCGGTTAGTTGAGCTCTGGGAAAAGCTTCTAAACACACTGGACTACCCAAAAGACTTGGAAAGGAGAAAGCTCTCCGTGCTGATGTTTCAGCGCTTTTTGGGAAGAGGGTTTATATACGCGAAGGAAGTACACTCCATGTACGGACCTTTAAGAAAAGCCATTGAAATGTTGGAGAGGTGCAAAAATGATAGCTATTGA
- the otg gene encoding methylated-DNA--protein-cysteine methyltransferase has product MIAIDSFKINGRQIQIAVIHNEKIHGITFSLDGEAFLRERIDALVKHLQKRGVEVDLKERKSDFPCLVYKTLTGEIENEEALKYLSFEGTTPFEKKVYETLTKKVKRGEVITYSELAKMLNSSPRAAGGAMKRNPYPIVVPCHRVVASEGLGNYTPKVEYKKFLLALEGVRKWIG; this is encoded by the coding sequence ATGATAGCTATTGACTCCTTCAAAATAAACGGGCGGCAAATCCAGATAGCCGTAATACACAACGAGAAAATCCACGGCATAACGTTTTCTCTTGACGGAGAAGCTTTTCTTCGAGAACGAATTGATGCTTTAGTCAAGCATTTACAAAAGCGAGGCGTGGAAGTTGATCTTAAAGAAAGAAAGAGCGATTTTCCTTGTCTGGTTTATAAAACCCTCACAGGAGAAATCGAAAATGAGGAAGCATTAAAGTATCTCAGCTTTGAAGGGACTACTCCCTTTGAGAAGAAAGTTTACGAGACTCTTACAAAAAAGGTTAAAAGAGGGGAAGTCATAACTTACAGTGAGCTTGCCAAAATGCTCAACAGCTCACCAAGAGCCGCCGGTGGAGCGATGAAAAGGAACCCCTATCCAATAGTCGTTCCCTGTCACAGGGTTGTTGCATCAGAGGGGTTAGGCAATTACACTCCAAAAGTGGAGTACAAGAAGTTTTTACTTGCGCTGGAGGGGGTGAGAAAGTGGATAGGCTGA
- a CDS encoding tetratricopeptide repeat protein, with the protein MDRLKLYIIGFLVAIIAIAAGIIYKWGFWMLVRVVLSLGFLGLTLMLGFFLALTLYAESWKYAGLLVIPTALSAYATYLSITWQKLKVVGGIILLFALGLAFGIWYISEPDLSLTDRFRSAESLERAGKYKAAARKYEKKGNYLKAAEMYEKLGWMESAAWAYEKAGKYEKAAEIYEQLYEKEKDTYYLKEAHEYWKKAGNMERAAKALERYAEEEPWFWEDVAKLYEELGNEEKAREAWEKALEYYKSEAQEEGVFWEDVGNIARKLGNEELAREAYQKFLEYCLKEAEEDPMWWKHVAEAYEYLGEKEKAEEARKKYEEYRQKIMKSNEETSNFPEETEES; encoded by the coding sequence GTGGATAGGCTGAAACTTTACATCATAGGATTCCTCGTGGCTATTATTGCGATAGCAGCTGGCATAATATACAAATGGGGCTTCTGGATGCTGGTTAGGGTCGTGCTGAGCTTAGGATTTTTAGGACTAACCTTAATGCTCGGATTTTTCCTGGCATTGACTCTTTATGCAGAAAGCTGGAAGTATGCTGGGCTTTTGGTAATTCCAACGGCTTTGAGTGCTTATGCGACGTATCTGAGCATTACGTGGCAGAAGCTCAAGGTAGTTGGCGGGATAATACTTCTCTTTGCTCTCGGGCTTGCGTTTGGCATATGGTACATAAGTGAGCCCGATCTAAGCTTGACCGACCGTTTTAGAAGTGCCGAAAGCCTTGAGAGAGCTGGCAAATACAAGGCCGCCGCAAGAAAATACGAGAAGAAAGGGAACTACCTAAAAGCTGCGGAAATGTATGAGAAGCTCGGCTGGATGGAGAGTGCAGCTTGGGCATACGAGAAGGCCGGAAAATACGAAAAAGCTGCAGAGATCTATGAGCAACTTTACGAGAAGGAAAAGGATACCTATTACCTCAAAGAAGCTCATGAATACTGGAAGAAAGCTGGTAACATGGAGAGGGCTGCAAAGGCATTGGAGAGGTATGCCGAAGAAGAACCGTGGTTCTGGGAAGATGTAGCGAAGCTTTATGAAGAGCTAGGCAATGAAGAAAAAGCCAGAGAAGCCTGGGAAAAAGCCTTGGAATACTACAAGAGTGAAGCCCAAGAAGAAGGGGTCTTCTGGGAAGATGTCGGCAATATCGCAAGAAAGCTCGGAAATGAAGAGCTCGCGAGAGAGGCTTATCAAAAGTTCCTTGAGTATTGTCTAAAAGAGGCCGAAGAAGACCCCATGTGGTGGAAGCACGTTGCAGAGGCTTACGAATATCTTGGAGAAAAGGAAAAAGCCGAAGAGGCCAGAAAGAAATACGAAGAATACAGGCAGAAAATAATGAAGAGCAACGAAGAAACTTCAAACTTCCCAGAAGAAACGGAGGAATCTTGA
- a CDS encoding nascent polypeptide-associated complex protein: MMPMKGMNPKQMQKLMKQLGIKMEELEGVKEVVIKLENKEIIIKDAAVTVITAMGEKSYQIVGKEEVREVLNIPEEDIKLVMEQTGVDYETAKKALEETKGDLAEAILKLQES; this comes from the coding sequence ATGATGCCAATGAAGGGTATGAATCCCAAGCAGATGCAGAAGCTCATGAAGCAACTTGGAATTAAGATGGAAGAGCTTGAGGGCGTTAAAGAGGTCGTAATAAAGCTCGAAAACAAAGAAATTATAATCAAAGACGCCGCAGTGACAGTAATAACTGCGATGGGCGAAAAGAGCTACCAAATAGTGGGCAAGGAGGAGGTTAGGGAAGTCCTCAACATCCCAGAAGAGGACATAAAGCTCGTTATGGAGCAGACCGGCGTTGACTATGAAACTGCAAAGAAGGCACTAGAAGAAACGAAAGGTGATTTAGCGGAGGCAATTCTAAAGCTCCAGGAGTCTTAG
- the ptsP gene encoding phosphoenolpyruvate--protein phosphotransferase: MKEPLRLKGVGASWGIAFGKATVIVPKANEIENIQEKDPKKVLQLAKEKTIQLLDTLIGEDNSQKEIAGIVNAHKLMVEGIVDEAFELVKQGESVVNAISLATKKYVELLKSSESALIQSRAEDLEDIKNILLMSLSGYEPKKIGNNANAIVILPDLYPSQVLIYAKMGVRGIVAEKGSYTSHAAIIARALEIPTVLGVPGITQTVRDGDKIIVDGFLGEVIVNPDEKTIGEYLKKKESFEVLKEKFKGIGDEVVSTKDGRKILVTANVGSEDDLNVAVKNGCDGVGLFRLEFYYINRATPPSMEELASLFTKFVKKLGNKPLTIRLLDVGGDKEVPYLQFPKEDNPFLGVRGIRYLLKHPEILEEQVKAILMASKETGGNIRIMAPMISRLEEITKLKEILKELSEDNSANIKLGIMAEVPSVVFMIEKIVKEVDFISIGTNDLTQYIFATDRTNENVSYLYDDMHPAVLRAISEISNKAQKAGVEVDVCGELASNPLAVPILVGLGINELSVSPTRIPLVKWIVKSISYEEAFQLAKEALNSDNGEEVREKARAFFRKKLGVELPF; this comes from the coding sequence ATGAAAGAACCTCTTCGATTAAAAGGTGTAGGTGCTTCATGGGGAATTGCATTTGGGAAAGCCACAGTTATAGTCCCAAAGGCTAATGAAATAGAAAATATTCAAGAGAAAGACCCTAAAAAAGTTCTTCAACTTGCGAAGGAGAAAACAATCCAACTATTGGATACCCTCATAGGGGAAGATAACTCACAGAAAGAGATTGCAGGTATTGTTAATGCTCACAAACTCATGGTTGAAGGGATCGTGGATGAGGCTTTCGAACTTGTCAAACAGGGGGAAAGTGTAGTTAATGCAATAAGCTTAGCTACTAAAAAATACGTGGAGCTTTTAAAATCCTCAGAATCAGCTTTAATACAGAGTAGAGCTGAAGATTTAGAAGATATAAAAAACATACTCCTAATGAGCTTATCCGGATATGAACCTAAAAAAATTGGAAACAATGCTAATGCTATAGTAATACTTCCTGACCTTTATCCATCTCAGGTCTTGATCTATGCAAAAATGGGTGTACGTGGAATTGTGGCAGAAAAAGGAAGTTACACATCTCATGCTGCAATAATTGCACGAGCCCTCGAAATTCCTACAGTTTTGGGAGTTCCGGGCATAACACAAACTGTTAGGGATGGGGATAAGATTATAGTTGATGGATTCTTGGGGGAAGTAATCGTTAATCCGGATGAAAAGACTATTGGGGAATATCTGAAGAAAAAAGAGTCCTTTGAGGTTCTTAAGGAGAAGTTTAAGGGCATAGGAGATGAGGTGGTGTCTACTAAAGATGGCAGAAAAATATTAGTTACCGCAAATGTTGGAAGTGAAGATGATCTAAATGTTGCAGTAAAAAACGGCTGTGATGGAGTTGGTCTTTTTAGATTGGAATTTTACTACATAAACCGAGCAACACCTCCATCTATGGAAGAGCTTGCTAGCCTCTTTACGAAATTTGTGAAAAAGCTTGGAAACAAGCCCCTGACTATTAGACTTCTCGATGTGGGTGGAGATAAGGAAGTGCCCTATTTGCAGTTTCCCAAGGAGGATAATCCATTCCTCGGAGTTAGAGGGATAAGGTATCTACTTAAACATCCAGAGATCTTAGAGGAACAAGTAAAAGCAATTCTAATGGCTTCCAAAGAGACTGGTGGCAATATAAGGATCATGGCTCCAATGATAAGCAGATTGGAAGAGATAACTAAGCTGAAAGAGATACTCAAAGAGCTTTCTGAAGACAATTCAGCAAATATAAAACTCGGTATCATGGCAGAGGTGCCTTCTGTAGTTTTTATGATCGAGAAAATTGTAAAGGAAGTTGACTTCATCAGCATTGGGACAAATGACTTAACCCAATACATTTTTGCTACAGATAGGACAAATGAAAATGTCTCTTATTTATACGATGATATGCATCCAGCAGTGTTAAGAGCAATTTCAGAAATTTCTAATAAGGCTCAAAAAGCAGGTGTGGAAGTTGACGTTTGCGGGGAACTGGCAAGTAATCCCCTTGCAGTCCCAATCCTAGTTGGGCTTGGGATAAATGAACTTAGTGTTAGTCCAACAAGAATCCCATTGGTAAAGTGGATAGTAAAAAGTATTTCATATGAGGAAGCTTTCCAATTAGCTAAGGAGGCATTAAATTCAGATAATGGTGAAGAAGTAAGAGAAAAAGCAAGAGCCTTTTTTAGAAAAAAGCTAGGCGTTGAGTTGCCTTTTTAG
- a CDS encoding PTS sugar transporter subunit IIA: MEILPNIVRKMDTTCVLTNVEVNNWKEAVRISGSLLYKARKVSKKYIEGMIKTTNRLGPYAVIAPGIALPHSRPEDGAFDFGLSVVILRVPVDFDSPNDPVKIIIGFSAPTNSAHIQLLKELGMLLQNKEFQKRLKHAKTPQQVVSIFKEFVIQEEGD; the protein is encoded by the coding sequence ATGGAGATACTTCCAAATATTGTCAGAAAAATGGATACTACCTGTGTTTTAACAAATGTGGAGGTCAATAACTGGAAAGAAGCTGTGAGGATCAGTGGTTCCCTATTGTACAAGGCAAGAAAAGTTTCAAAAAAATACATTGAGGGAATGATTAAAACAACAAATCGATTAGGCCCTTATGCTGTTATTGCTCCTGGAATAGCGTTGCCCCACTCTAGACCCGAAGATGGGGCTTTTGATTTTGGGTTGTCTGTAGTCATTCTTCGTGTTCCAGTTGATTTTGATTCTCCTAACGACCCCGTGAAAATTATAATTGGCTTCTCAGCACCAACTAATTCGGCCCATATTCAGCTTTTAAAAGAGCTTGGAATGTTGCTTCAAAACAAAGAATTCCAAAAACGGCTTAAACATGCAAAAACGCCTCAACAGGTTGTTTCAATCTTCAAAGAGTTTGTTATACAGGAGGAGGGGGATTAA